In Nothobranchius furzeri strain GRZ-AD chromosome 19, NfurGRZ-RIMD1, whole genome shotgun sequence, the following are encoded in one genomic region:
- the LOC107397256 gene encoding receptor-transporting protein 3 isoform X2, with protein MVNRSTMPTGWAPSLWRDTFVELLDDELAHGDDWFLNFNYTLTDKISQEEKKRGLKVFQSHTHGKFQCQRCRRFWSSAHVSVLFHYRLRKKRGIVVMRPFGQACLDCKGRFTLPFFSKEDVEKVLLKLFSKIRKNCYGEHDEDDEPPPSERVVFTKPHVSELCEACQQGTCSQRDDP; from the exons ATGGTCAACAGGTCAACAATGCCAACAG GGTGGGCCCCGTCCTTGTGGAGGGACACATTTGTTGAGCTCCTGGATGATGAACTGGCACATGGAGATGACTGGTTTCTCAACTTTAACTACACACTGACTGATAAAATCAGCCAAGAGGAGAAGAAGAGAGGCTTGAAGGTCTTCCAGTCACATACTCATGGAAA ATTTCAGTGTCAACGTTGCCGAAGATTTTGGTCCTCAGCCCATGTGTCTGTGTTGTTCCATTACCGGCTGAGGAAAAAACGTGGCATCGTGGTCATGCGGCCTTTTGGTCAAGCATGTCTTGACTGTAAGGGTCGATTTACCCTTCCTTTTTTCTCCAAGGAAGATGTGGAAAAGGTTTTGCTAAAGCTCTTTTCCAAGATCCGGAAGAATTGCTATGGGGAGCATGACGAGGATGACGAACCACCACCTTCAGAGAGAGTTGTGTTTACCAAACCTCATGTGAGTGAGCTGTGTGAGGCCTGTCAGCAGGGAACCTGCAGTCAGCGTGATGACCCATAA
- the LOC107397256 gene encoding receptor-transporting protein 3 isoform X1 has protein sequence MVNRSTMPTAGWAPSLWRDTFVELLDDELAHGDDWFLNFNYTLTDKISQEEKKRGLKVFQSHTHGKFQCQRCRRFWSSAHVSVLFHYRLRKKRGIVVMRPFGQACLDCKGRFTLPFFSKEDVEKVLLKLFSKIRKNCYGEHDEDDEPPPSERVVFTKPHVSELCEACQQGTCSQRDDP, from the exons ATGGTCAACAGGTCAACAATGCCAACAG CAGGGTGGGCCCCGTCCTTGTGGAGGGACACATTTGTTGAGCTCCTGGATGATGAACTGGCACATGGAGATGACTGGTTTCTCAACTTTAACTACACACTGACTGATAAAATCAGCCAAGAGGAGAAGAAGAGAGGCTTGAAGGTCTTCCAGTCACATACTCATGGAAA ATTTCAGTGTCAACGTTGCCGAAGATTTTGGTCCTCAGCCCATGTGTCTGTGTTGTTCCATTACCGGCTGAGGAAAAAACGTGGCATCGTGGTCATGCGGCCTTTTGGTCAAGCATGTCTTGACTGTAAGGGTCGATTTACCCTTCCTTTTTTCTCCAAGGAAGATGTGGAAAAGGTTTTGCTAAAGCTCTTTTCCAAGATCCGGAAGAATTGCTATGGGGAGCATGACGAGGATGACGAACCACCACCTTCAGAGAGAGTTGTGTTTACCAAACCTCATGTGAGTGAGCTGTGTGAGGCCTGTCAGCAGGGAACCTGCAGTCAGCGTGATGACCCATAA